The sequence GTGCGAACCGGTTCGGGCACCGGCGTGGTGCCCGCGAGCATGGCGCGGATCAGCGCGGTGTTGCCGGCCACGTCGGGCACATCGGGGACGTCGGCCCTGGGCGGTGCGCCGCCGCCTTCGCCCTCGAGCATTTCCAGTGCGCCGTCGCAATACAGCGCCAGCGGCGGGCGGCGGCGCGGGTTGGCATAGGCCTCGCCCTCGGTGCCGCGCAGCAGCATGGCGCGGCCGCCGTCGGCACGCAGGAATTCGTCCATACGCGCAAGGTACTCGGGGTGGGTCACCGCCACCACGCGCACGCTGCGCCCGTGCACCGGGTCGAGCAGCTTGGCCAGGGTGTGGCCGCTGTTGCGCACGCCCAGGCGCGGGCGCAGGGCGAGCAGGCGGTCGAGGCCGGGCAGCAGAGCGTCGAGGGCGATGGCGGCGATGCGGGCCTCGGCCAGCGCGGCGCTGGCGGCGGTGGCGTCGGGGCTGAGCGGCACATCGAGCGCGGCGAGCAGGTCGAAGGGGCTGACCCGGGTGTCGAAGTCGTGCCGGCCCTGGATCAGCACCGGCACCCCCTCGCGCGCCAGCAGCAGCGCGACCAGCGGCATCAGGTTGGGCTGGCGGCGGGCGCCGTTGTAGCTGGGCAGCACCACGCAGCGCGGCCCTGCGGGCACCGCCACCTGGACGGTGCGCGCATCCATGGCGCGCTTGAAGCCGATCAGCTCGTCGAGCGATTCGCTCTTGATGCGCAGCGACAGCACGATCGCGCCAAGTTCCAGATCGGGCACGCGGCCGTCGAGCATGTCGCCGAACAGCGCGTTGGCCTGGTCGATGGTGAGGGGCTTGGCGCCTTTGGCGCCTCGGCCGATTTCCTTGATGAGCGGGGCGTAGGTCATGGCGCGGATTATGGCAGGCTTCGGGTTGGCCGGCGACGGCCGCGCATCGCGCTCATGACAAGGATCAAACAATGACTGACCCCGACCGCCGCATCCCGCTGACCGTGCTCACCGGCTTTCTCGGTGCCGGCAAGACGACCGTGCTCAACCACCTGCTGCGCCACCCCGGTGCCGAGCGCGTGGCGGTGCTGATCAACGAGCTGGGCGATGTGGGCGTGGACCACCACCTGGTCGAGCAGGTGGACGAGACCCTGGTGGTGCTCGACGGCGGCTGTGTGTGCTGCAGCGTGCAGGGCGACCTGGTGGCGGCGCTCAAGCGCCTGTTCACGCAGGCCTTTCGCAAGGAGATCCCGCCCATCGACCGGGTGCTGCTCGAGACCACCGGCCTGGCCGATCCGGCGCCGGTGGTGCACACCTTGATGGAGGAGCCCTTCATTGCCGACCGCTACCGCTGCGACGGCGTGGTGACGGCGGTGGACGTGACTCATGCCGCGGGGCAGTTGAAAGAACATCGAGAGGCCCTGCGCCAGGCGGCGATGGCCGACCGGCTGCTGCTGACCAAGTGCGACCTGGCGGCGGCGGACGACATCGCCGCGCTGCAGGCCACGCTCGCCGCGCTCAACCCCGGCGCGCGGCAGATTCCGGTGGCGCACGGCGCGGTGACCATCGACGACATCTTCGGCGGCGGCCTGTACACCGCCACCGGCAAGCTGCCCGAGGTGGCGGCCTGGCTGGGCGAGGCGCAGGTGCGCGCCGCCGCGGCCGCTGCGCCGGCCTGGCGCAAACCCGGCAAGGCGGCCCCGGCCGGCGCGGTACGGCATCATGCCGACGGGGTCGAAAGCTATGTGCTGCGCTTCGATGCACCGCTGCCGTGGTGGGAGTTCTCCGACGGGCTGAACCTCATCCTGCAGGCCTACAGCAACCGCATCCTGCGCATCAAGGGCGTGCTCAATGTGCGTGGCGACCCGCTGCCGCGTGTCATCCAGTGTGTGCAGCACAGCATCTATCCGGCGGTCAGCCTGCCGGCCTGGCCCGACACGCCACCGTTTGACGACCACTGCAGCCGCCTGGTGTTCATCGTGCGCGGCCTGCCCAGCGACGAGGTGGTGCGTACCCTGAGCGAGTTCACCGGCCTGCCCGTGACCGTGCTGTAAGCGCCCCTGACCGACCGCCGGCGCCGGGGCGCGTAGAATCGAACGTCTGTGGATCGGTTCGGAGAGGCGTGCATGAACATCGGATTTATCGGCCTGGGCCTGATGGGGCGCCCCATGGCGCTCAACCTGCGCAAGGCCGGCTTCGCGGTCAACGTGTGGGCGCGGCGCGCGGCGTCGCTGGCGCCGCTGCGGGCCGCCGGTGCCGTGGCCCACGGCAGCATTGCCGAGGTCGCCGCGGCGTCCGACGTGGTCTTCTCCTGCGTGCCCGACGCCCCCCAGGTGGCCGAGGTGGCGCAGGCCGTGGCCGACGGCGCACGGCCCGGGCTGGTGTATGTCGACATGAGCACCATCGCCCCGGCGGCGGCGCGCGAGATTGCCGCCGGGCTGCAGGCGCGTGGCGTGGTGATGCTCGACGCGCCGGTCTCCGGCGGTGAATCCGGCGCCATCGCCGGCACGCTGACCATCATGGTCGGCGGCGAGCCGGCGGCCTTCGACACCGTGCGGCCAGCCTTCGAGGCCATGGGCAGAAGCATCACCCGGGTGGGCGAGTCGGGCGCGGGCCAGGTGGCCAAGGCCTGCAACCAGATCCTCACCGGCGTGGGCGTGGCGGCGGTGGCCGAGGCGCTCAACTTTGCACGCAAGAGCGCGGTCGATCCGGCCCGCGTGCGCGAGGCGCTGCTCGGCGGCTTCGCCAGCAGTCGCATCCTCGAAAACCACGGCCAGCGCATGATCGAGCGCAACTTCAAACCCGGCTTCAAGGCCTGGATGCACCAAAAAGACATGGGCATTGTCATGGATGAAGCGCACCGGCTTGGCCTGGCCTTGCCGGCGGCGGCGGTGAGTGCGCAGCTGTTCAATGCGCTGGTCGGCAGCGGCATGGGCGAGGACGACTCGGTGGCCATGCTCAAGCTGTTTGAATCCATGAGCGGAGGTGTCGCATGAAGATCGGTTTCATTGGCCTGGGCGACATGGGGCAGTCGATGGCACGCCACCTCATCCGTGCCGGGCACGAGCTGGCCGTGTGGGCGCGGCGCGAGGCAGCGGCCGAGGCGCTGCGCGGCGAAGGCGCCGCGTGGTGTGCCAGCCCGGCCGCGCTGGCCGCGCGAAGCGAGGTGGTGATCACCATGGTCACGGCCAGCGCCGATGTCGAGGCGCTGGTGCTGCGTGACGACGGCCTGCTCGCCGGCCTTGCGCCGGGCGCGGTGCATATCGACATGAGCACCATCGCCCCCGGGACGGCACGTCAGCTCGCCGCCCGCTATGGCGAGCGCGGCATTGGCTGGCTCGATGCACCGGTCTCCGGCGGGCCGGCAGGCGCGCGCGAGGCGACGCTGGCGATCATGGTCGGCGGCGACGCCGCCATCCTGGCCCGCGTGCGGCCGGTGCTCGAGGTGCTGGGCAAGCGCATCGTGCACATCGGCGCGGCCGGTGCCGGCCAGGTGGCCAAGGCCTGCAACCAGATGATCATGGTCGCCGCCATCGAGGCCTCGGCCGAGGCCATGAACCTGGCTGCCGCCAACGGCGTGGATGTGGCCAAGGTGCGCGCCGCGCTGATGGGTGGCTCGGCCGGCTCGCGCGTGCTCGAGGTGATGGGTGAGCGCATGGTCAGCCGCAACTTCGACAAGGGCATCGATGCCCGCCTGCACCACAAGGACTTCGCCATCCTGATGGCCGAAGCCCATGCGCTCGGCACGCCGCTGCCGGTGGCCGGTGTGGTGTGGCAGCAACTCAATGCCCTGATGGCCCGCGGTGGCGCCCGCCAGGACACCGCTGCGCTGCTCACGGTGCTCGAGGCCATGCGCACCGCCTGACCGCCCCACTTCATGGAGGTTCGCTCATGATGTTCCCGAATCGACGCCGCGTCCTGATGGCCGCTGCCGCACTGACCCTGGCCGGCTGCGCCAGCCTGCCCCTCAACATGCAGCCGCCCGAGGTGTCGGTGTCCGACCTGCGCCTGCTCGATGTCGGCTTGCTCGAACAACGCTTCGGCCTCAGCCTGCGGGTGCTCAACCCCAACGACGCCGAGATCCCGATCGATGGCCTGAGCTTTACCGTCGAACTCAATGGCAAGCCCTTCGCCAAGGGCGTGAGCAACCAGGCCGTTACCGTGCCACGGCTCAGCGAGGCCATGCTGGAGGTCGAAGCCGTCAGCTCGCTCTCCGGTCTGCTGCGCCAGTTCGGCAGCATGGCCAGGGGGCAGGAGCGGATCGACTACCGCATTTACGGCACGCTTTACACCGGCAACCTGTTTGGCGGCGTACCTTTTGATCAGAAAGGCGAGGTGGATTTCGCCGATCTGGGGGTGCCGTCGGGGACGAGCCGGTTCTAGGTTCAGCGCCGCGTAGCGCTTCGGTTTTTGTGCCTTTGGCGGCGGTGCGTTGGCCGAGTCTCGCCCCGGCGGGCGACCTCCTTTCTTGCACGCGCAAGAAAGGAGGCAAAGAAGGCGCCCCACTGTGCCGCCGGCTTCGCCGGTGCCCTCACTGCGCCCGGCGCCGGCGGGTCGTGTCGCGAACTCGCCCTGCGGGCTCAGACAGGCGACACGACAATTCCCGCCGTCGCCGTTCTCCGTTCGGCGGCACAGAAGGGGAAAGGGGGCACGGGCTCGGCTGCGCCATCGGCCGCTTGGGTGGCTCTTCGTAGGGCGGGTTTCAACCCGCCATCGGTATTCGTTCGCTGGTCATTGGCGGGTTGAAACCCGCCCTACCAAAACCTGCGTCGCTGTTGCCGGCGGGCACCCCATTCCCCTCTGTCGTGCCGAGCGCAGCAAATGCGGGGCGGAAAAAGCGGCTTCGCTGTCTGAGCCCGCAGGGCGAGTTTGCGAAGCTGCCCGCCCCGTGCTTGCGGAGGGAGGGGAGCCCGAAGGGCCACGACAGTGGGGTGTGCTTCTTTGCTTATCTTTGTTGCACAAGCAAGAAAGTAGGTCGCCCGCCGGGGCGAGACCCGGCCAACGGGCAGTCGAGGGGGGGTGACAGTCGGTCGACTCAGCGAGGGGGCGCTGAATCGCTGCGACTGGAGGAGGCTTTTAGCAACGCCTGGACTCGCCCTTGGAGACGCGGATGGTGCTCCTCAAAGTGACTGGCGCAGGCCAGTGCCCGATGGGTTGCGGCGTCATTCCACTGAACTAGCGTGTCGTGGCGGTCTTCGGGCGCCGTCTTCGCGAGCTTTCGCCAGAACGCTTCACTGACAAGCGCCTGTGTTTCGTTGGCCCGGTCTTCCCCTGCCACGGCAGCTGCATAGGCACCGAGTACCGCGGACGTCTGTTTGAGCACCAAAGCGTTGCCAGTCGTGTTGGACGAATGTTTGTGCAAGATACGCGCTTCCGCTGCGCAGACGGCCCACTGCTGACCGATTTCCTCATCCGTGGCCGACGATGCAATGGATGGGGCGGAGTGGCGCATCCACAGAGCAAGCACGACGCTTGCCCAGGGTATGCGCCTCCAGGCACAACTGCTACGCATGCCCCACATCCGGCAACCCATACACGCGCACCGCCCGCAGCCCCCGCAGCAGCGCATCCATGTCGGCCGCGGGCAGCGGGTGGCTGCACAGGTAGCCCTGGTAGGCGTCGCAGGCCCAGCCGCGCAGCATGCGCAACTGGCCGGCGGTTTCGACGCCTTCGGCGAGCACTTGGATGCGCAGGGTGTGGGCCATGGCGATGATGGTTTCGGCAATGGCGGCGTCGTCGGGCTCGCTTTCGATGTCGGCGATGAAGGAGCGGTCGATCTTGAGGCGGTCGATGGGGAAGCGCTTGAGGTAGGCGAGGCTGGAGTAGCCGGTGCCGAAATCGTCCACGCCGATCATCACGCCCAGCGCCTTGGCGGCATCGAGCACCTCGGCGGTGAGCTCGGGGTTGCGCATGATGAGCGATTCGGTGAGCTCGAGCTCGAGTCGGTTGGCCGGCAGGCCGGTGTCCTGAAGGATGTCGGCGACGCTGTCGAGCAGGCCCGATTCGTCGAACTGGCGGGCCGAGAGGTTGACCGCAATGGGCACGTCGATGAGGTGGTTGCGCCGCCAGGCCTGGGCCTGGGCGCAGGCGGTGCGCAACACCCAGGCGCCGATCGGGACGATGAGGCCGCTGTCTTCGGCGATGGGGATGAACTCGGCGGGGTCGACCAGGCCTTCGTCGGGGTCGCGCCAGCGGAGCATGGCTTCGACGCCGATGAAACTGCCCGAGGCAATGTCGACCTGGGGCTGGTAGTAGAGCTCGAACTCGTTGCGTTCGAGGGCGCGGCGCAGGCGGTTCTCGAGGGTGAGGCGGGCCGATACCAGTGTGGACAGGCGCGATTCGTAGAACTGGAAGTTGTTCCGGCCGGCGTCCTTGGCGTGGTACATGGCGGCGTCGGCATGCTGGATGAGGGTGTCGGCGGTGCTGCCGTCGTCGGGGTAGATGGCGATGCCGATGCTGGGGGTGACGGTGAGCCGGTGGCCCTTGATGTCGAAGGGGGCGCCGAGGGCCTCGATGATGCGTTCGGCCACTTCGGCGGCCTGGCGGCGGCTTTCGAGTTCGGGCAGGACGACGATGAACTCGTCGCCGCCCATGCGCGCGACGGTGTCCTGTTCGCGCACGCAGTGCTGGAAGCGCCCCGACACCGCCTTGAGCAGGGCATCGCCGGCCTGGTGGCCGAGCGAGTCGTTGACGTTCTTGAAGCGGTCGAGATCGAGAAAGAGCACGGCCAGCGACTGGTCGAAACGGCCGGCGGCCTCGAGCGCGGATTCGAGGCGGATGCCGAGCAGGCTGCGGTTGGGCAGGTCGGTGAGCGGATCGAAATGGGCGAGATGGAGGATGCGCGTCTCGGCGGCCTTGCGGTGGGTGATGTCTGAGGCGATGGCCAGGTAGCCGGTGATGCGTCCGTCCTGGGCGTCCATCAGCGGCGAGATGGACACGGCGGCGGGGACGTTGCGCCCGTCCGGCCGGGTCAGCTCGAGCTCGACCGGTTCGCTGGAGGACAGGCCGCGGGCGGTTTCGAGCACGGCGGCGAAGCCGCGCTTGCCGGTGGCGGCCTGCATGCGGGCCATGGCTTCGCGGTTGATGAAGTCGATCGGGGTGCGCTGGCCGATGACCATGTCGGCGGTGCAGCCGAGCATGTTCTCGGCGGCCGGGTTGAACACGCGCACGATGCCGTCGGTGTCGGTGAGCACGATGGCGTAGTCGGCGCTGTGCAAGATGGCCTGCTGCAGCACGGTGCTGGCGCGCAGGGCGGCTTCCGATGCGGTGCGCTGGGCCACTTCAGCCTGCAGGGTGGCGTTGGTGTCGGCCAGGATGCGGTTGGTGGCGGCAAGCTCGGCGGTGCTGCTGCGTACCCGCTCGCGAATGACCGAGTTACGGGTTTGCAGGAAGGCGACCAGCAAGGCGGCCAGGACGGTGATGGCCCAGCCGGTGGCGCGCTGGCGAGCGATCGAGGCGGAGGGCGCCAGTTCGAAGTGGTTGGGGGTGGGTGTGGCGATGACCAGCCAGCGGCGCGCGCCGAAGGCAATGGCTTCGACGTAGGCGGTCTCGAAGTTGTCGCCGATCGTGTCGCGATAGACCTCGGGGGCGGTGCGCGGGTCGTCGGTGGCGTCCAGAATGGTGAAGGCCATGTTGCGCGCGTCGGGGTCCATCCCGGCCCACAGCGTGCTTTGCGCCAGTTCGCTCAGGTGCATGTAGATGCCGAGCAGGTGGTCGCCGGCCGGGGAGAACAGGCGGATGCCTTCGCCGTTTTCGGCCTCCGGGCTGAGCAGTGGCGTGGCGACGATCTGGCCGGTGCGCAGGGCGGCCTGCAGGCTCTCTTGCGCGACCAGGCCTTCCATGGCCAGGTCGGTGCCGGGCCTGGGCCAGGTGGCGTGGGTGGAGACATGGCGCGCCGGGAAGCGCAGTGGCGGCGTGGTGCTGTCGTCGATGTCGGCCAGGGCAATGGCCTTGATGAAGGTGTGCACCCGCATCAGCGAGCCGCTGATCTGCTCGAAGTCGCTCGCCGTGCCGGCGCCGGCGACGTCGACATGGTCGCTGAGCAGGCGCTGCAGGTCGAGCACGGCGTCGAGCCGTTTGCGCAGGGTGCCGATGTGCTGGCCGGCGGCGAGCTGGAACTCGGCATACACGCGGTCGCGCTGGGCATCGAGCGCGCTCTTGTAGACGGTCTCGGTGGCGGCAGCGAGCACCCCGGCCAGGGCAATGGCGAGGCCGAAGTGCTTGACGAGGCGGCGAAGGTGCCGGATCACGCGCGGTGTGCGCGTCGCGAGTTCATGCGATGCAGCTTCCATTGTGTGCGGCCAAAAAAAGGCAGCGGGATGACGGTCTGGCTAGTGGCGTGGGCGCCGACCGCTGACGACCGCGGTCATCATGGTGAGCAGAAACAGCCCGATGGCAATGGCATTGCCCAGGGCGCCATGTGCTCGCACGCCGTGGGTGCCGGCCAGATCGCCGAAAACGCGCAGCACCAGGCTCAGGTGCAGCAGCGCCAAGGGTACATAAAAACCGGCGTGATATGGCAACCGGACGCGAAGAACGGCAGGCAGGATGATGGGGGCATGACCAAACACCATGGCAAAGACGAAGCCCACCGTCAGGCTGTGCATGGCGGTGTCCCAGCCGATGTCGCCCGGGGTGGGGGCCAGGGCGGCGAGCACCGCGCCGCCGAGTGCCAGCCACAGGTAGCCCGAGAGCAGGCACAGCGCGATGTAGCGGGTCAGCCCGGTGGTCTTGACGGTGCGGCGGGCCACGTCCTGCCGGAACAGCCACAGCGCCAGGCCGAGGGCGCCGAGCCCGAACAGGCGGGCCCCGGCGGGCAGGGCGGCGAGCGAGGCGCCGGCGACGAGCAGGGCGATGAGGACGATGAAGATCTGCTGCATGCGCCGGCTGACCCGAACCAGCCGCGACAGCTCCAGCCGTTCGCCGGCGATGGTGACAATGAGGAAGGCCGCCCACCACCACTGCGCGAGCGCGACCGTGCCGGTGAGCGCCCACACCAGCACGCCGATCAGCCAGGCGAGGGCGCCAAGGGTGAGCACGCGGGCGTGCAGGGCCGGCACGCGGCGCTGGGCATGCAGCGAGGCGAGTACCAGCACGATGCCGCCGGCGATGAAGCACAGCGTGGCCAGCGCCGGGGCGGCGCCGGCGATGAGCAGCGCGCTGCCGAGGCCGCCGGCGAGCGGGCCGAGGTAGGCCCAGCGCTGGCCGACGGCGACGGCGCGTTCGAGCGAGATGAGCGTACCGAAGAAGGCGCACATCATCAGCGCGCCGTGCGGGGCCCCGGCGACGAAGGCCGGGGTGGGCCAGGCCAGGCGCCACAGGCCGGCGAGCACGCCGGTGATCAGCCCGGCAAAGCCGAGCACCAGCAGCGGGGCGCGCTGCCAGGGCGCGAGGTCAGACATCGTCGGGCTGCCAGCCAAAGTGGGCCTTGGCGGTGTCGCTCATCATGGCCGGCGTCCATTCGGGTTGCCAGACCAGTTCGACGCTGCGGTCGAGCTCGGGCGCGAGGCGGCGCAGCGCGGCGTCGACCTCGTCCATGATCATCTGGCCCATGGGGCAGGCGGGGCTGGTCATGGTCATCTCCACCGCGATCTGGGCATCGGTGAGGCGGACGGTGTAGATCAGCCCGAGGTCGACGATGTTCATGCCGACTTCGGGGTCGATGACTTGCTTGAGGGCGTCGCGGACAGCGGTTTCGTCGAGGGGGTGGCTCATGTCGGGGTGTCGGAATCGAGGGGGCGGGGGCGGCCGTACCAGCGGAACTGGTCGAGGGCGTCGGCCATCTGGGCGGCGTCGAGCAGCGGCGGTTCGCCCAGGCTGCGCGCGCGCCAGTAGTGTTCGCACAGTGCTTCGAGTTCGATGGCGCGGTCGAGCACGCTGGCCAGGTCGGGGGCCAGCACGATCATGCCGTGGTTGGCCATCAGCGCCGCGCTGCGGTCGGCCAGCGCGGCCACGGTGGCGTCGGACAGCGCCTGGGTGCCGAAGGTGGCGTAGGCGCCGCAGCGCACGCTGTCACCACCGAAGCGCGCCACCATGTAGTGGAAGGCGGGCACGTCCATGCGCTGGCAGGCCAGCGCGGTGGCGAAGGGCGCGTGGGCATGCAGGATGGCGCCGACCTCGGGCCGGGCGGCGTAGATGTCGTGGTGCAGCCGCCATTCACTCGACGGCGCGCGCCGGCCGCGGGCGCTGCCATCGGCAGCCACATGGGTCATGTCGGCGGCCTCGCAGCGCGCCGGGGCCATGCCCGAGGGGGTGACCAGGAAGCCGCTACCGTCGCGCACGCTGACATTGCCGGCGGTGCCCACCGACAGGCGGGCGGCGCTCATGCCGCGGGCGGCCTCGAGCAGCGGGGCGGCCAGGGGGCTCATGGGGCGAGCGAGGCCAGCGCGCCGGGGGCGACGACGCCGTGCTCGGTGATGATCGCGGTGATGCGCGCCGCGGGGGTGACATCGAAGGCCGGGTTGCCGACCGCGGTGTCGGCCGGCGCGATGCGCAGCTGCGCCGTGCCGCCGCTGGCATCGAGGCCGTGCAGCACGCGCACCTCGTCGCCGTCGCGGTCTTCGATGGGAATGGCGGCGCCGTTCGGGCAGGCGAAGTCGATGGTCGAGCACGGCGCGGCAATATAGAAGGGCACGCCGTGGTCGGCGGCGGCCAGCGCCTTGAGATAGGTGCCGACCTTGTTGGCGGTGTCGCCATTGGCAGCGACACGGTCGGCGCCAGTGATGACCAGGTCCACCTCGCCGCGCATCATCAGCAGGCCGGCGGCGTTGTCGGCGATGAGGCGATGGGCGACGCCGGACTCGCGCAGCTCCCAGGCGGTGAGCAGGCCCTGGTTGCGCGGCCGGGTTTCGCTCACCCACACTTCGACGGCGATGCCGGCCGCCTGCGCGGCATACACCGGCGACAGCGCGGTGCCGTGGCCGAGCGTGGCCAGCCAGCCGGCATTGCAGTGGGTCATGATGCGCACCGGGCCGGGGCGGCGCGCGGCGATGTCGGCGATCAGCGCCAGGCCATGCTGGCCGATGGCGGCATTGGTGGCGATGTCCTCGGCGATGATGGCGTCGGCTTCGCGTTCGGCGGCGGCCAGACGCACCTCGGGCGGCAGCGCTCGCAGCACGCGGGCCATGCGTGCCAGTGCCCAGTGCAGGTTGACCGCGGTGGGGCGGGTGGCACCGAGCACGGTGAGCGCGTGATCCAGCGTGGCGTCGTCGGCCGTCTCGCGCAGCGCCAGCGCCACGCCGCAGGCGGCGGTGGCGCCGATCAGCGGCGCGCCGCGTACCTGCATGGCGCGGATCGCGTGGGCGACGGCGTCGAGGCTGTCGAGCGCCAGCGTGACGCGGTGATGGGGCAGTGCGGTCTGGTCGAGGATGCGCACGCGGGCGCCATCGCGGATCAGGGTGGGGGCGGGGGTCGGGACACTCATGGCCGCCATTGTATCGCTGCGGCGCCTCGGCTTGGCGTGCCCGGAGCGCTCTGCGAGAATCGGTGTTTTTCCCCGCCGTCAGGATTGCCATGCCCGCTTGCGCCGTTTCCGTGTCGTCCCGCCTGCCGCAGGTCGGCACGACCATCTTCACCGTCATGTCACGGATGGCCACCGAGGCCGGGGCAATCAACCTGTCGCAGGGCTTTCCGGACTTCAACGCCGAGCCGGTGCTGTTCGAGCGGGTCTCGCACTGGATGCGCGAGGGCTACAACCAGTACCCGCCGATGGCCGGGGTGGCCGTGCTGCGCGAGGCCATCGCCGCCAAGGTGGCCGACCTGTACGGCACGGCCTACGACCCCGACACCGAGGTGACGGTCACCGCCGGCGCCACCCAGGCGCTGTTCACCGCCGTGGCGGCGCTGGTGCACCCGGGCGACGAGGTGATCATCTTCGAGCCGGGTTATGACTCCTACGCCCCGGCCATCGAGCTGCAGGGCGGCCGGGTGGTGCGCCTGGCCTTGCATGCGCCGGACTACCGGCCCGACTGGGCGGCGGTGGCGGCGGCCATCACGCCGCGCACCCGCATGATCATGATCAACAGCCCGCACAACCCGACCGGCAGCGTGTGGTCGGCCGAGGACATGGCGCACCTGGCCGAACTGGTGCGCGGCACCGATATCGTCATCGTGTCGGACGAGGTGTACGAGCACATCGTTTTCGACGGCCGCCAGCACGAGAGCTGCGCGCGCCACCCGGCGCTGGCCGAGCGCAGCGTGATCGTCTCCAGCTTTGGCAAGACCTACCACATCACCGGCTGGAAGATCGGCTACGTGGTGGCGCCGGCGGCGCTGATGGCCGAGTTCCGCAAGGTGCATCAGTTCAATGTGTTTACGGTCAACACCCCGATGCAGTACGCGCTGGCCGACTACATGGCCGACCCCTCGCGCCATCTTGGCCTGGCCGCCTTCTACCAGGCCAAGCGCGACCGCTTCCGCGCCGCGCTGGCCGCCTCGCGCTTCGAGCTGCTGCCGTGTTCGGGGACCTATTTTCAGCTGGCCCGCTACCGGGCGATCCGCGACGTGCCCGACACCGCCTTCGTCGAGTGGCTGACCCGCGACATGAAGGTGGCGGCGATTCCGGTGTCGGCCTTCTCGGCCGCCGCCGAGGACGAAGGCGTGGTGCGTTTCTGCTTTGCCAAGCACGACGACACGCTCGATGCCGCCTGCGAGCGGCTGGCCGCACTTTGAGCCGCGGCCGGGGCGGGCCCGGCCGTGCGTGCTAGAATTTTCGCTTCCTCCGCGCGCGCCCGAGATCGTGTCGAAACTCCTCGTCTTCCTCCTCGTCCTGTTTGCCATCTACTGGGTGCGCCGGCTGCTGACCAAACCCAAGACGCCACCCCCGGCCGGGCCGGCGCCGCGCGAGCCGCAGGCGTCGATGCGCATGCTCTCGTGCCAGCGCTGCGGCGTGCACGTGCCCGAGAACGAAGGGGTGCGACGC comes from Denitromonas sp. and encodes:
- the mtnA gene encoding S-methyl-5-thioribose-1-phosphate isomerase gives rise to the protein MAAMSVPTPAPTLIRDGARVRILDQTALPHHRVTLALDSLDAVAHAIRAMQVRGAPLIGATAACGVALALRETADDATLDHALTVLGATRPTAVNLHWALARMARVLRALPPEVRLAAAEREADAIIAEDIATNAAIGQHGLALIADIAARRPGPVRIMTHCNAGWLATLGHGTALSPVYAAQAAGIAVEVWVSETRPRNQGLLTAWELRESGVAHRLIADNAAGLLMMRGEVDLVITGADRVAANGDTANKVGTYLKALAAADHGVPFYIAAPCSTIDFACPNGAAIPIEDRDGDEVRVLHGLDASGGTAQLRIAPADTAVGNPAFDVTPAARITAIITEHGVVAPGALASLAP
- a CDS encoding pyridoxal phosphate-dependent aminotransferase is translated as MPACAVSVSSRLPQVGTTIFTVMSRMATEAGAINLSQGFPDFNAEPVLFERVSHWMREGYNQYPPMAGVAVLREAIAAKVADLYGTAYDPDTEVTVTAGATQALFTAVAALVHPGDEVIIFEPGYDSYAPAIELQGGRVVRLALHAPDYRPDWAAVAAAITPRTRMIMINSPHNPTGSVWSAEDMAHLAELVRGTDIVIVSDEVYEHIVFDGRQHESCARHPALAERSVIVSSFGKTYHITGWKIGYVVAPAALMAEFRKVHQFNVFTVNTPMQYALADYMADPSRHLGLAAFYQAKRDRFRAALAASRFELLPCSGTYFQLARYRAIRDVPDTAFVEWLTRDMKVAAIPVSAFSAAAEDEGVVRFCFAKHDDTLDAACERLAAL
- a CDS encoding PP0621 family protein, which translates into the protein MSKLLVFLLVLFAIYWVRRLLTKPKTPPPAGPAPREPQASMRMLSCQRCGVHVPENEGVRRGGDFYCCEEHARGGH